The DNA region TCTTCGGTGCACGAGACCGATGTGCACTGGTTGTCGGTGCACGAGCCACTGCAGTCCGCGTCCGACGCACAAGTGGAGCCAGCATCCGTGCAGAGACCGCGGTCTGAGTTGCCGTCGAACCCGGGGGTGGCATCCCCGACGTATCCCTCGGCGATGGTGTGACGAATCGCGATGCCGGCGTCGTCGTCACGCGACAGCACGTCCGCCACGCCGGGAAAGGCTCCGCGGGCGAAGTCATTGACCATCGTATGGCCCCACATGTCACCCGCAGCATGGGTCAGGAAGCCGTACGCGAAGGCGAGGGCCTGCTCTTTCTGCTCCGCCGTCAAGGGATTGCCGTCCGCGTCGACGGCGGCGCCATCCTGATCCGCCCACGCGCTGCTGAGCACGTGCTGGAGCCATTCGCCGGTGAGCTCCGGGTGAATCGTCGACTGCCCGTAGGTCAGGTCCGGGAAGCCATCGGGCCCGATCACACCGGCGTTGTAGTAGGCCGGCCAGCTTCGCAACGCCGTAACGAGTGCCGGGTCGAGGGCGTAGTGGTTGCCGTTGACCTCGACGTCGCCGCCGCCCTCGTTGGTCCCACCTGAGGCACACGCGACGGGGTCGTCGCAAGAGATGGCATCATCGTAGGCCTGAAAGGCGGTCGTATTGTGGGTATACGGCTTCCATGCCCCGGAGGGACTGGCGACGAGCAGAGCGGCCAGCACGGTGAGGGGCAACAACCCGGAGCGTAGACTTGTCATGGAGGATCTTTCGTGCGAATGAGGGACGGCGAACGGGCACGGAAACGGTCAGGTGAAAACGGGGCGGAACTATTCGGAACCGCGAACGAGCCGATACTACTTGGGGGGGGTTACCCCACTCAACGAAAAACCCCCCCTCGAGGCGAGTTTTCGCCGATCTAACACTGACCAGCTGCCACGAAGCGGTGCTCGAGACCACTATGCGCGATCGAACCAGCGGCTCCCGCCCCCGCGAACGACTGAAGCCTGCCCGAGGACCGAACGCGCCGAAGCAGCGCGAGCGAGACGATGGACCGCCGCCGACACAGGGAGACTGGAGGACCCCGTGGAGGCCCGGCTGCACGAGCCCCAGGAAATGCCGAGGGCGCGCGTCCGAATCCGGGTCAGGTTTCAAGTAGGGATGGGGCGCAGGGACAGCGGAGTCCCCTGAGCGTAGGTCCTCGGCCACTGTCGCTTCTTCGTGGCTGGCAGGTCAATCGCCGATTTCTCTCAGGACTCCGGTGACTTGAGGTCGCGCGCAAGCGTGGCCGCCCCCCGGGTTCCGGACAGCCCGCAGCGTGGCCTCTCGCAGATAGGCACGCGGCTCGACGCCGCACAGCTTCGCCGATTCGATCAGCGAGTAGAAGAGCGCCGCCGCCCGGGTGCCCCGCTCTGACCGACTCCCGTAGTGATTCTCCCTGCCGACGGCGACGCCGCCCAGGGCGCGCCCTGCTCGCGCCGGCGAGCTGCGTAACGGCAGACGTCATCGCGCACCTCGCGCGGAAGGCGGGGTCGCACGCTGCCCGTGGTGGTCTCGGTGATCAGATCTCGGATCTGGTGGGCGGTCGCCATCGAGCTTTCGAGCGATGGCAACCATGGCGAGCTTTCGGGGCTTGCCGGCGGCGACGAGGCGCTCGTAGACCTCGGCCATGACCACCTACGGTCCTCGTAGCCTGGGATTCCCCCGAAATCTGTCAGAACGGGACCTTGTCGGACCTCGAAACCCCGATTGAACCGCTTATCCGCTACTTGCGTGCGCGAGCGGCCGCCGTGAGTACGCCCAGCCCGAGAAGCAGCAGGGAACCCGTCCCGGGCTCGGGCACGGGTGTGAAGGCGATCGCACTGATGAGCCCGTGGTAGTTGTCGAGGCCCGAGATCGCCGAGCCGCCATCGAGGGTCGGGAAGGGGTCGCCCGGATTCGTTGTGATTGAAATCGTGATGGTACCCGCGATGGGACTCACGTTGCTGAAGAGCATCTCGGTACCGGCGCTGAACCCGTCCGCGAAAGCTTCGAAGTCGTCGGACTCGCCCCCGTCACTGAACAGGCCGTGGATCGTGTAGTCGGCGATCTGCCCTTGCTGTGTGGAGTTGCCGGCCCGTGAAGCATAGAGCGTGAAATCATAGGCAGAGGCGGTCAGACCCGAGAGGATGATGGTCTCCGTCGTGCCAGACCCATTCGAGCCCGACACGAAGAAGTAGTCCTCTGCGGCGTCCAGGGCGTACGCGCCCTGGTTGTCGCCCGGGTTCCCCGAATCGAAGATTCCGGCGCTGAAGGCGAGTGAGATGCCGCTCGCCCCGAGTGGGCCATCCGTCGGTGAGGAAAACGTGAAGTCTCCGCTGCTCCCCCGCTGATCGTTCAGATCGATGACGGTCGCTCGAGCGACGTCTGTCGTCATCGATGCCGCGCCCAGCGTCAGCGCACCGATGAGAAGGACCCTCTTGAAACTCAGCATGATTCTCCCCTCCGGTATGACTATCGGTTTGTCCGTGTCGCACAAAGACGGGAAGGGGAGCCGCCTGTCGGCGGTTCCCCTTCCCTGCGAATTCATACAGCAAGACTCGTGCCGCTTGCGTCGCCCTAGCACTTTCAGGCACTTGGGAGCATGGAGCCGTGGCGAATGGGAAGACCTCTTCCGCGCGGACGGAAGACCTCTTCCGCCCGGAGTCCCCGCCCTCGTGGACGCCTTCGGGCGCCGAGCGCAGCATGATCTCCTGGCTCATGCGTCGGAACACGTGAGATCGCGCGCGAGGGTCACCGTGCCCGGGTTCCGAACCGCACGCACTGTCGCTTCCTGGAGATAGGCCCGGGGCTCGACGTGGCACAGCTTGGCGGACTCGATCAACGAGTAGAAGAGCGCGGCGACGCGGGTCCCTCGCTCCGATCGGCTCCCGTAGTGATTCTTGCGGCCCACGGCGACGCCGCGCAGCGCCCGCTCGACGGAGTTCGTGTCCAGCGGGATCTTCGGGTCCGCGAGGAACCGCACGAGTCCCGGCCACAGGCCGCTCGTGTAGGCGATGGCCTTCCCCAGTGCAGAGCGCGGCAGCACTCGCTGCGTCATCAGCCAAGTGCGGATCTCGTCGAGGACCGGCTTCGACTGCGTCGCGCGAAGGGCGGCCAGCGTGGCCAGCCGCTCCTCGGGGCTCACTCGCTTCGCTTCCGCCTCGATCGCGTAGAGCTGGCCGATCCGGTCGATCATCTCGCCGGCCTCGGGGTAGTGGGGTTCCGCTTCGACGAACTTCCTCCGCACGTGCGCCCAACAGTGCGCGAGCGTGAGATCTGAGCCTTTCCGCTCCCGCAAGAGCGCATCGTAGGCGTTGTAGCCGTCGCAGATGGCGATGCCCGTGTAGTCGGCGAGAGCACCATCCGCGCCGCGTCGGTCGAGCACGAGGAGAGCAGCCGGTAGCTCACGGCGTCCCGCCCCGAAGGCTCAACGGTCGTCGGTCGCCAGCGACCGCACCTCGACCTCAAAGGATCGCTGCTCGCGGGCCGACGCGCCCTCATGCCGCCGTGCGAACGCGCGAGCCCGATCCCGCACCGGCGCGGCCCACGACGCCTCGAGTGCCTTCGCGAAGTCGCCACGCCGCGCGTCGACCACGACCCCCGCCCCGAGGGACTCGACAGCGCTCGCCGTGTACTGCTGCTCTCGGAACCAGGGAGCCACCAGTTGCGGGACGCCCGCGCGCAGCGTCTGCAGGACGCTTCCGTGAGAGCCGTTCGACACGAACAAGTCGCACGCCTCCGCCAGACCGCGCAGGTCGACGAGAGGGTCGACGAAACGCAGGGTCTCCCCGCTCACTCTCGCTCGCTCCGGTGCGGGGATCCCGCGTCCGTGCACGAGAACGGGGACGCCGGCGTCGCGGAGGCTTGCGAGGAATTCGCCTCGGCGCGGAAAAGGCGCCAGATACGCGAAGATCCTAGGCCCATCCGCGGACGGCCAGGGCGGGAGCGCCGCGCCCGGGACGCCTCCCACTCCGTAATACGACTCGTCAGGGCGTGGACCGAAGGGGTCGAGCTCGGGCACGGTACACAGCCACGAGCGGGCGCCGTCGTGGAGATCGGACAGCGCGCGGAGCGGCGGGATCGCAAGTGCGTCCGCGGCTGCGTTCACGACGGAGCGAACGCGCTCCTCGTCATGCTGGATCTTCTCTGTCCGCGCTGCGTCGACCTTGACGCCGGGAAGAACGCCCCAAGGCGACGCCGGCGGGGGGACAAAGAGACCCGGCCCCAAGACGGCGCGGCGGACGGGGAGCCCTCGGCTCGCCAGTAGCGCGGTAGGGCTGTGGTCACAGACGACGAGGTCGGGCCGAAACCCATCCAGAATGCTCCGCCACGCGGACAGTCGCGTCGTCAGCGAATCCTCGTCGTCGAAGCCGGCGGCGGCCAGCAGGTGCGCAAAGCAGAGGAACTCACCAGGCGGCGCCAAGGAAGGATGGTGTCGGAGCGGCGCCTGGTAGAATTGGACGGACAGATCGCCGAAACAACGTGTCGCGTCATCCAGTTCGCGAAGCGCCACCGCGACGACGTTCTCCGGACTCGCCAGAATGCGGGCAACGCGTTCCAGATTGCGCAGATGCGCGAGCTGCGCGCCGAGCTCCCAGACCAACAAGACGCGCGCCACGCAGCCCCTCCAAAGAAGGCGCCTCACGATAGCAGACCTGCCAACGCGCGGACGCCAGAAGCCCCTCCCCGGCCGAGGTGGACTGACTAGGGCCTCGCGGCCGGTCCACCTAGAGATCGACATCGCCTATGCAGCAAGACCCGTCGTCAAGAGCCGGGAACGGGTTGCGGGCCCGTGCGAACCAGCTCCCGGCTTCGCGGTTGAGCCGAGTGCCGAGTTCCTGCATCCATGACACGCGCGCCCTCCGACCGCACTCGGGCGCAGCAGGCCCAGGCACGCGAACGCCCCGTGGATCAGTCACAGACGGGCAACTGCTCCGACACATAGGACTCGATGTGCGGCCCGAAGCCGTCGGCGACGCAGTGCGTGAAGTCGCCGAGACAGTCGGACTCCGTCAGAAGCCGCCGAGCGCCCACGAGGCCGTCGGCCGGAATCCCGACCGCTTCGTATGCGACAATGTCGGCCAGGTCGTCTCCGTAGCCGTGAGTCAGGACCACCCCCTCGTCGATCAGCGACTGCATGACTTCGATCTTGAAGTCGATGATTTCCACGGGGAAGATGAACGTCGGCGACGTGATCACCTCATCGGGCGTCAGCCCGTTCCAGTCGATCCATAGTTCGGTCACCCAACGAACGAACTCGGGCGTTGCGAACGTGATGATGTCCGTGAGGTCGAACAGGCTCAAGGCAGGCGCACACACATCCTCGCAGATCCGCTTCGTGCAGTTCCCGGACAGATCCCACCAGACGCACGCGCAGATCTCCTGACACAGGGGCCAGTCGAAGAAGTCCGCGACGTCGACCGCCGAGATCCCCCCGAAACCGCTCAGGTCTCCGACCCATCGGCCGGTGAGCACGATGACCTCGTAGCCGAGCCCCTGATAGGCCTCGATCAGCTCCGCGGTCCCGTCCCTGAGCGCCCACGGTGCGATCAGGTCGTCGGTCATCGTGCCGTCCAAGTCGACGATCACTGCGCGTCGCTCGTCCGTGCACGTCGGGCCGGACCCCTCAGCACCGGGCTCGCAACTCATCGCTGACAGCACGAGCGCGAGCGCACCCAGCACCAAAGTCCTCCCGATCGGCTTCCCTACCATGACTGACTTCCTCATGACTGATCTCCTGCCTGGGACCGCGAAGCGAGTCCGGCAACATGTTCGAGTGGCAAGGGAAGTAGCACCCTAACGCGCTGCGTCAACGCGTGTCACGGGATCCAACGCGCTTTGTCACGAACTGCTCAGCCAGGACGCTCCGAATCCTCCCCCTCCCCAACCCAAATGGGGGAGGGAACAAATAGGGATGGAAGTCCGAAGTTGGGGATGGGAGTCGGGCCACGGTGCGGACCCCGACCTACTACCACGTCGCGCCCGACGAGCCCCCGCGATCGAGCGATGCCCGACCCGCACCCGGCGCATCGCACCAGACCACGGGGCGAACTACAGACCGAGTTCGGCCAGTCGCCGAACGTGGTCGCGGAAGAGCGTTCGGGGGTCGACTTCAAACAGAGAGGTGAGCCCGAGCACCTGATTCACTTGGTCGAAATGGTTCATCCGCAGGTCGTCGGCGATCACGTGACCGAACTGGGCGCTGCACACGGTCACCTGCCCATCGCTTGGCACGCCGAGGTAGACCAACCCCGCGACCGCCTGCAGCGCGTCCGTAATGTCGAGCGGGTTCGTCACCGTCGAGCTCCCCGTCCACGAGTAATATCGCACCCCATCAACCTCCGCGTCCCCGTCGTGACAACCGATCGGCAGGCCACGCGGGAACTGCTCGTTGAAGGCCGCCACGGTCTCGGGGGCCAGCAATTCGGCCGCGGCACGAACCTCGAGCGGGTCGGCGCTCCCCCCGATCAACTCGACGAGCGGCACCAGCGACGCGCCGAACAGGTCGACAAGGGCACTCGAGAACGACCCGTCGTCTAGGATCCCGCGCGCGAGGAGGCCGGGCAACTCAGCGCCCTTGTTGGGAGTTCCAACCGTGGTCACGGAAGCCACCAGATCAGGGCGGACGCCTGCGGCAAACCGGCAATCCAACCCTCCTTGGCTGTGACCGATGAGATGGACCTTCGCCGCGCCGGTCAGCGCGAGCACGTCTTCGACCTGCGCGACAAGCTGCTCGCCGCGAACCGTACTTCCTCCGACCGCGCTCAACTGCGCGATGAAGACCCTCGCGCCCTCGTCTTCCATCGCCTCCGGGATGCGATACCAGTAGTCGAGCCCTCCGGTGTACGTCTGTGTGCCGAACAACCCGTGCACGAGGACGAAGGGGTAAAGCGGATCAGGAGACGTTCCCCGCCGCTCGTCGCAGCGCGCCGCAACGAGCGGCAGGGTCAGCAGCGCGAGTGCCAGGACGATCCAACGCGAACCAAGTGACATGTGAGCCCTCCCTGTTCCGAGGAACCGGAACAGCCCAGGAGAATTAACGACTCGACGCATTGGGCCCACAAGATCGGTGCGATCTGATGCCCGAATCGTCGCAGGTCATAAAATGGTCAGCTTCGCGCCCTCGGGGATAAGTACACTTCTGCGTGTTCTGGGGGGGAACTTCTTCAAACCGGCCTGAAACTCAGGCCCAGAAGGTGCGCCGGCTTTCGATCGGCGCTTTACGGGCGGGCGAGGCGCCGTCCAGGGGGTGCTCATGTTTCTGAAGTTGACCTGCGTCGCGGTCGCTGCTTCCATACTTCTGCTCACGGGCTGCACCAAGCCGCCCAACGCGCCGGGCGAGATCCGTCAGGCCGTCCTCATGGACGTCGACGGGACGCTCTCACGCGACACCCTCGACCTGCTTGGCACGAGGCCGTTCGCGCAGGATTCGGTTCGCGCCTACCTGGATCTCGGATACGAGGTGGTGCTCCTGACGGCGCGCCCGAGCGTGGTTGAGATTCCGACGACGCTCTGGCTCAGCACCCAGGGCTTTCCTGACGTCCCTATCTATTTCGCCGACAGACTTCTGATCGCCGGCGCAGAGACGAGGCGCTACAAGCGGGACGCGATCTGGCAGATCGAGGACGAACTCGGACTAGAGTTCGTCCTCGCCTACGGTGATTCCCCGACTGACTTCGACGCGTACGAAGAGGCGGGCCTCGACCCCATGAGCGTGTTCGCGCTTCTCCGACAATCGGACAGCGATTGTCAGCCGGGGGCGTGGGCGGAGTGCCTCCCGGGCTGGGAAGACCATCTCGATTTCATCGATGCGTTGCCGCCGGCGAACCCATAGGCAGGGGCGTTCCGCGATGCAACCGGATGCACCAGAGGGCCTGCCGTTCCCTAGCAGGGTGCTACAATTGGATACCGGTGGGTCGTAGCGCGAAGCCTCGGGGCGGGGCCGGCGCGCGGCCCGTGCTCAGCGTCGCGTCGATGGGGTGCTTGCAGGCTCGGGGTCCGGGGCTCCGCTCCATTCCGCGCGGTCCGCGCGCCGGCCCCGCCCCGAGGTCCTCAGGAGGTTCACGGGGAAGCCAGGAGGTTGCGGATCCGAACCAGGTTGAACGCGGCGGCCGTGAACGTGAAGGTCCAGTCGACGCGTGGCTGCCCACGGTGACGCGTCTTCCGTAAGAGTCCGACCGTCTTCATCCACCCGAAGACCTCCTCGACGATCTTTCGGCGACGCTGGCTGACGGCGTAGCCCTCGTGACGCGTCGTCCGTCCGTCGATCCGGCTCTTTCGATTCGTCGTATTCTGTGCGACGTGGGGCGTGACGGCGAGGTCGCGGCACCCGTCGACGAAGCCGAGCTGGTCGAAGCCACGATCTCCCGCGGCGGTCACCTGATGGCCACCTGGAACCTCTTCCAGCATCTTCCTGGGCTGAAAGCTCTTGTGGCTTGCCCACGCCT from bacterium includes:
- a CDS encoding PEP-CTERM sorting domain-containing protein, which translates into the protein MLSFKRVLLIGALTLGAASMTTDVARATVIDLNDQRGSSGDFTFSSPTDGPLGASGISLAFSAGIFDSGNPGDNQGAYALDAAEDYFFVSGSNGSGTTETIILSGLTASAYDFTLYASRAGNSTQQGQIADYTIHGLFSDGGESDDFEAFADGFSAGTEMLFSNVSPIAGTITISITTNPGDPFPTLDGGSAISGLDNYHGLISAIAFTPVPEPGTGSLLLLGLGVLTAAARARK
- a CDS encoding IS66 family transposase produces the protein MLDRRGADGALADYTGIAICDGYNAYDALLRERKGSDLTLAHCWAHVRRKFVEAEPHYPEAGEMIDRIGQLYAIEAEAKRVSPEERLATLAALRATQSKPVLDEIRTWLMTQRVLPRSALGKAIAYTSGLWPGLVRFLADPKIPLDTNSVERALRGVAVGRKNHYGSRSERGTRVAALFYSLIESAKLCHVEPRAYLQEATVRAVRNPGTVTLARDLTCSDA
- a CDS encoding glycosyltransferase family 1 protein yields the protein MARVLLVWELGAQLAHLRNLERVARILASPENVVAVALRELDDATRCFGDLSVQFYQAPLRHHPSLAPPGEFLCFAHLLAAAGFDDEDSLTTRLSAWRSILDGFRPDLVVCDHSPTALLASRGLPVRRAVLGPGLFVPPPASPWGVLPGVKVDAARTEKIQHDEERVRSVVNAAADALAIPPLRALSDLHDGARSWLCTVPELDPFGPRPDESYYGVGGVPGAALPPWPSADGPRIFAYLAPFPRRGEFLASLRDAGVPVLVHGRGIPAPERARVSGETLRFVDPLVDLRGLAEACDLFVSNGSHGSVLQTLRAGVPQLVAPWFREQQYTASAVESLGAGVVVDARRGDFAKALEASWAAPVRDRARAFARRHEGASAREQRSFEVEVRSLATDDR
- a CDS encoding triacylglycerol lipase; translated protein: MSLGSRWIVLALALLTLPLVAARCDERRGTSPDPLYPFVLVHGLFGTQTYTGGLDYWYRIPEAMEDEGARVFIAQLSAVGGSTVRGEQLVAQVEDVLALTGAAKVHLIGHSQGGLDCRFAAGVRPDLVASVTTVGTPNKGAELPGLLARGILDDGSFSSALVDLFGASLVPLVELIGGSADPLEVRAAAELLAPETVAAFNEQFPRGLPIGCHDGDAEVDGVRYYSWTGSSTVTNPLDITDALQAVAGLVYLGVPSDGQVTVCSAQFGHVIADDLRMNHFDQVNQVLGLTSLFEVDPRTLFRDHVRRLAELGL
- a CDS encoding transposase; this translates as MIEAWASHKSFQPRKMLEEVPGGHQVTAAGDRGFDQLGFVDGCRDLAVTPHVAQNTTNRKSRIDGRTTRHEGYAVSQRRRKIVEEVFGWMKTVGLLRKTRHRGQPRVDWTFTFTAAAFNLVRIRNLLASP